The Anastrepha ludens isolate Willacy chromosome 2, idAnaLude1.1, whole genome shotgun sequence genome contains a region encoding:
- the LOC128854947 gene encoding zinc transporter ZIP13 homolog: MNTSGNYFDEQLVHIYTHLVQNYVPDFVLTMGKHFEYTPWIFSLLGSVVIGLSGILPLFIIPTGEKLQKGGYADPAESKFLKVLLSFAVGGLLGDVFLHLLPEAWEGEQQSPTEHPSLRSGLWVLSGILIFTIVEKIFSGYTNADEENPQPKCVEIANCLLRKTGGRIPEGHNSSESCARSCDIEEVPNGCFLREREQKQKEQPKKVAGYLNLMANSIDNFTHGLAVAGSFLVSFRHGVLATFAILLHEIPHEVGDFAILLRSGFSRWDAARAQLLTAGAGLLGALVAIGGSGVTSAMEARTSWIMPFTAGGFLHIALVTVLPDLLKEEEKMESIKQLFALIFGILIMAFMTVFFES; this comes from the exons ATGAATACCAGCGGCAATTATTTCGATGAACAACTCGTCCATATTTACACACATCTGGTGCAGAATTATGTGCCAGACTTTGTACTCACTATGGGTAAACATTTTGAGTATACGCCGTGGATATTCTCGTTACTCGGGTCGGTGGTGATCGGCTTGAGCGGTATACTACCTTTATTCATTATACCCACTGGTGAAAAACTCCAGAAAGGCGGTTATGCGGATC CTGCTGAGTCCAAATTCCTTAAAGTGCTGTTAAGCTTTGCTGTCGGCGGCCTACTGGGTGATGTTTTCCTTCATCTGTTGCCTGAAGCTTGGGAAGGTGAACAACAAA GTCCCACTGAACATCCTTCTTTGCGCTCAGGCCTGTGGGTTTTATCGGGCATACTAATTTTCACGATTGTCGAGAAAATATTCTCCGGTTACACCAATGCCGATGAGGAGAATCCACAGCCAAAATGTGTGGAAATTGCAAATTGTTTACTTCGCAAAACAGGCGGGAGAATACCAGAAGGCCACAATAGTTCAGAAAGCTGCGCAAGATCATGTGATATCGAAGAAGTACCCAATGGTTGTTTCTTGCGCGAAcgcgaacaaaaacaaaaggagCAGCCAAAAAAAGTAGCAGGCTACTTAAATTTAATGGCGAATTCCATTGACAATTTCACACATGGTCTGGCTGTTGCCGGTTCATTTTTAGTCTCATTCCGACACGGTGTGCTAGCAACATTTGCGATTTTGT tGCACGAGATACCACATGAAGTTGGTGATTTTGCCATTCTCTTGCGTTCTGGTTTTAGTCGATGGGATGCTGCCCGCGCTCAACTATTGACCGCTGGTGCCGGTCTTCTGGGTGCGTTAGTTGCAATTGGTGGTTCGGGTGTCACATCGGCCATGG aagCACGAACTTCCTGGATTATGCCCTTCACGGCTGGAGGATTTCTCCATATAGCTCTCGTTACTGTATTACCAGATCTCTTGAAGGAAGAAGAGAAAATGGAATCTATAAAACAATTGTTCGCGCTAATATTCGGAATTCTGATAATGGCTTTTATGACGGTATTTTTTGAGTCATGA